A single window of Bufo bufo chromosome 10, aBufBuf1.1, whole genome shotgun sequence DNA harbors:
- the BEAN1 gene encoding protein BEAN1 — MSIKVTCTKIHLNHSNPLPEYFGYIRSSHDPALLVSPLVVAGIVIGLVLFLSCVTIIIGSLRKDGGDRNWRLENPSYDGISYATSSFGDLRSVCTGDMSPALEYGSYLELSTSYPDYPPCYEDCVGPGTSEVYLPEDDPPPYSLEDPHLRRALSLGEEMPLSSQSSTEHAQVSLPLSTIDLQPFVPVQTMAKRSLHLPIIPMDILKDVSSPGILVSEGNVTWQYA; from the exons AAATCCACCTAAACCACAGTAACCCTCTTCCGGAGTATTTTGGTTACATCCGAAGCAGCCATGACCCAGCTCTTCTAGTCTCCCCACTGGTTGTGGCTGGGATTGTAATTGGACTGGTTCTTTTTCTTTCCTGTGTTACCATCATCATTGGAAGCCTAAGGAAGGATGGAGGAGACAGAAACTGGCGTCTTGAGAATCCAAGTTATG ATGGGATCTCCTATGCAACATCTTCCTTCGGAGACTTGAGGTCTGTTTGTACAGgggacatgtctccagccttagaGTATGGCTCATACCTAGAGCTTAGCACTTCCTATCCAGATTATCCACCATG CTATGAAGACTGTGTTGGGCCAGGAACCTCTGAAGTATACCTCCCAGAAGATGATCCTCCACCGTACTCCTTAGAAGACCCACATCTTAGAAGGGCATTATCACTTGGTGAAGAGATGCCGCTGAGTTCACAAAGTAGCACAGAACATGCCCAGGTCTCCTTGCCCTTGTCTACCATTGACCTACAACCTTTTGTACCAGTCCAAACTATGGCCAAGAGAAGTCTTCACCTCCCTATAATACCAATGGACATACTTAAAGACGTCTCGTCTCCAGGCATCCTTGTGTCAGAAGGAAACGTGACCTGGCAATATGCTTAG